DNA from Macadamia integrifolia cultivar HAES 741 chromosome 12, SCU_Mint_v3, whole genome shotgun sequence:
CATCTACATTGATTTTAAACCAATTTGAATGGGGtttacaccaatgaacttctAGAGGCGGAACATACTTAGGGGCCTCTACATGTAACCCCAATTTCCTGCAGCATAAGAGATCGCTGATACTCTTCACTTCACCCTTCGAACTACCCAAGCAAAGACCAATCTCATggcaaattaatttaaaaatatgcaCATCAGATCGAGCCTTGTCCTCATGGCTTCgtctatttctctcccaccaaatattaGTGGCAATGATTGAGAAGCTCAGCAGCCATGggttttttaagtttaagattCTTGCCTTGGATTTCCACCATGTTATCAATCCTTCTATAGATTGATGCATCGTCCAATAAATCCCAAAACAAACACAGAACCTTTCCCATATGccagttgagtatggacagTGAATAAATACATGGTCAATGCCGTCTTCATCTTGGTTGCAAAGGAAGCATCTCGATGCCATCATGATACCTTTCGCTTTGATCAGCTCGTCTGTTGGAAGTTTCCTATGAGCAAGCCGCCATCCTAAGGTAGAATACCGTGGAGGAAGACCTTTcctccaaatcaaagagaaccaagggacttttggtgatttttctctaatttcatcccatgcagaagccgtagaaaaattccccataggAGATAATTCCCAGGCGCAGAAGTCCTCCCTCTGATCAGGGCAAATAGCTATCTTCTTGATAGaggtaaaaatattatttagaagTACCGACTGTACTATAGGGAAATTCCATTGACCATCCTGGATAAAATCACACACTTTGGCATTAGTATTAGGGGGGGAAAGGCCCATAGTCTTTATCTCCTCCATCAGAGATTTaggtccccaccatttatccttccagaagtTTGTCAAATTACCATTGCCAATAACCCACCTCTCGTGGTCTGACACAAAATCCCATGACTTCCGAATCCCTAGGGCAATTGATGAAGGCCTGCTTCCCTTGGAAAATTTACCATCCTTTTTAACAAATCTTGCACGAAGAAATGAACTAGCATTCGATTTCCCATGTTTAATTCTCCAAACCATTTTACACAACATAGCTTTATTTGAATCTCTTAGCTTTCTGATCCCTAGACCCCCTTCTTCTTTGGGCTTGCACAGAGTATTCCACTTCACTGTAATTGCTCTCATACTTTCCACCTCCCCTGTCCATATAAAGTTTCGCATCCATAGGGGATTTCGGCAGTCACATACTGGTTTTGGTATGGGTGTATAGAAAAAGTTGTTTAAATAAAATCCACCCATGCCTACactcattattattatattaccaGGCTATGTGTTTTTGTGACTCGGAAGTGATGGGGCGGTTTTGAGTATGTCTAGAGAATCCCTTGGATTGCCCAAGTACGAAATTTGAGCTGAAATTTAATATACCCACGATATACATGCATACCCTATATTCATGCACCATAGTAGCCTCCTATCATTCACCTTCTTAAAAAAAAGTTGCAATGGTGTAATGTAGTGGGCCCCCTTTAGATCTCTATGTGGCCCCACAGTGGTTGCTGCCTAGTCTAATAACCGTTAAATTagcatttaataaaataaaaataaaaaaggataagCTTCTTTGATTATTGAGATAAGCCACGGGTAatactttattgatttgaataTATCAACATGAAATTTGTAATGTCCACGTCAACCCTACGTGACCATGAACAGCTAGGGAGACAAATTCTCCAACATATgacaagttcaatttttttttaagggcaaaaGAACACTCGCTCATCATGTCCGTTGCATCTATACAAGCAAATGAGGAGATGCATATAGACATCAATAAGGGgtgattttttgaatttcatggAGGAGGAAAATGTCGTCTCTCTACCCGTGACCAGGTAGTGTTCATTTCCCCTTTCTTAATTAAGTTAAAAAGAATCTCACACCCAAAGTCCAAAACACACAGGTCTGACTCTTTCATCACCAGCCaaatgtaaaaaatatatattgaacCCTAAATGAAAAGAAGATACAACCACTACAACCCATATCCCATAAATTAAACCTCAGTACATATCTCGGCTATCCTCTGCTTGCACCATAAATCTAGAGCCAaacatttctgtttcaaaaaatggATGTAGTTTCAGATTTCTTATCTAAGCTCCACACCATAACCTTCTGCTTGATCTGCATCTTCATAGTCGAAGTATCCCTCTTCAACCAATCCCTCTCACACTTTACCTGGCGGCGCTTCCGTAGACGCGCAACCAGCGCCGCCGCAAGCACCACCTTATTGGGTCTGATCGATGCCCAGAGTCCAGCGATTCGTTACTACGACAACGGCAGCGGCGACGAGTTGAAGGAATGCGCGGTGTGTTTGATGAAATTAGAAGATGGAGATGAGATGAGAGTTCTGCAATGCAACCATGACTTCCATAAAGAGTGTTTGGATCAGTGGCTGGAGAAGGAACAGTTGACGTGTCCGCTGTGCAGGAGGCATGTTTTGCCTGAGAAGGTGGTGTTCGAACACAAGCAATTGAGGAGCGAAGTTGAGTTTGCTAGGGAAGGAGCGCACCTTGCTTATTTTATGCTTTATGGTATACATGGCCGTGCCTTACATTAACGCCTTCTGGATGAACCCAAGTGATGAACTGAAATTGGAAGTCTCTATTCCGTTCCAGTAGTTAGTCCACTAATactgaacaatttttttttcttttaatttaaaataGAAGCTCTGTAATCGATTGGTAGTTAATCATAAAGTTGggagatgaaaagaaatatAGTTCAAATCGTCAAGTTAATTATGGGCTTTATTCCTCTTTGGCTTAGCTTTCATTGCTAATCGCCgcaattagagagagagatgaacgaTCCATGAagcgtgtggttttgagtttgactcGTCTTACTTAAAGTATTTTCATtcttaaaattgaaacaaattaaaattctCAATTCTCTACGACGTCTAGGCGAAAAACTATTTTCAGGAACAAGCAAATCATAATAATTTTCACTCTCATCCCCAATCAATTTTCATATCTTGCAATAAATCCATCCAAATCATTCttatcaaatatatattttttctcgGTATATCTTTGATTAATTTATTGCTTACTTTTATGGACTAGTGAAATACTTATGGTTTGATacataataagaaattttatcCCATTTTATAGGCAGATAAATCAGTTCGATAATTAATATCCCCATTTTTATCAACCCTTGGGGTCAATCACACAGGGTGTTTAATGTTATTCACTActttgaatgattctcattctaATTGCCCTTTATTCATTTTTGTGAAGCATCGATCAAGATTTAATTGGAATTTAAATCTGCCATTAGATCCGTTGATGAAATTGATAAAATCCTATATCAAGAGTTTTAATTGgttacttcttcttctactttctttctttctttttatttctttttattttttttatcttttaattaaAGTTTTTAAATACTTACCTGTACAAAGGACACAACCTTACCCTATGCTAGGAGATTTTATATTGTACATTAGTGCCTCCCTGTACCtatcttttctccctcttatgAATTTGATGACATTTTTCTCTATTAGGGGAGGGGTGGTGTCGCCGTGTCGGGGGAATTAATCACTTAGAGCAAAGGCCCATATCTTGCCTTGTGCTTTCATGACGATATGTGAGCAAAGCAGGGAAGGAAGCACCTTCAATTGAATATGGAGATATGATTTATTTTtaagagatatatatatatatatatatatttttttttgtagaaatttttaagagagagattatGCATGAGTTAAGATGACGGTgatgtttttaggtttttttgggTAGATGATGGTGATATTTACCAAATCACATTGTGTTAACGTTGTGGCAAAAGCGTGCAGAATGGCTCAACTAGGGGCTCACAGTTTGACATCATCTCTCAAATTAAGGTGGacataaatttttttcaaatatttagaaaataattattaatacATAATAATATTTCAACTCATTTTTGTAAACAATTAAGCCCGAAATTTTGTCCAATCATGAAAAAACTTTCTGTCTCTTGATATTCACCCTAGCTATGGAAAGTAAATTCTTTGTCAAGCATCTTTTGGTCCACATGCATATGGATCTAATGCATTAATATCACCAAGAAGCATAAacttctaagaaaaaaaaagaaaaaccgtTAGTACACTATAAAACCCACAACCTAAAAGCAACTATAAATATCTCTCAAGCTTGGAGATCAATTTCAATATACTAATGAGAATCTTATCCCTAACACAACAGATAGTAATCCATttaagatacacacataaatggagaGCCTAGAATGAGAGCGGGGTCTTTTTTGAGGTGgaaagacagagaaagaaatggCTTGGCATAGCGCTGGTGTGAAATAattacatattatatatcttaaaatagaaaatgatgaaataatGTCCCATAACATACCTACAGGCATGAAATAATTACGTTCTAAATGTTTGacatatatggccttatgatccAAATCTAATAAATGTAATGGTTGAATTACCTGGCCACATCTCTCATTAGATCACTTTCcaatcaaaatttcattaaagaTGAGTCGGAGTTTTTAGAATTTTGAACACTAATGTACGGCATCAGATCAAAAGGGAATGCCTGGTGCATGATGCTCCCGCGATGAAATGGTTCCTATACTCCGGTTGTGAGAACCATTACGACATATCCACTATTCTTTTGCCATATGGATAACTAATGTGGTTATTTTAACCATGCATTGGATAGAGATGTCATGTTCTGGAATAGCTAGGTGTCAAATTTTAGAGCCTCGTTTAATCAAATGAGAGGGTTTGGCATGCCGCTAGCACTCCTAGAGCTAGCGGCTCAATCAATGGTGTGGTTGGGAAACAACAACAAGCATGAGGGTCATTTTTGAAAGAGAGGTAAAGAGAGTGACAAAGATTTGGCGCCCCAACAGCATGCCCAACTTTATTTCCTTTAATCAAATATCATCCATGTATGCATGTATGTCAACACATGCTAACGGTACTTCGGCCACTTTTGTGCTTTCTTCTATAGCTATGGATTTTCAaagctctatttttttttttgttaaccaaaggtGTCTGGGCCAGTTTACGCGTACCTTAACAAATCCTCGGGGAAACTAGCACAACAACCCACTGTCATGATCTCCACTTGAATCGcaaatgcacagatggggaatctaATCTGAGACCGTgcacctaatccacacaatctctagttcgccctaaccatctgggcaacccacgggtgggtacagaataaataagaaaacacacacacacacacacacactatcccacgacctcctcccatGGGTGCCGGcaccacaagccgaagctaccaccattAGGCTATCCTAGTATTCAAAGCTCTATTTAACCACATAAAAAACCATGATAATGTTGAGCATAGACCGATTGTTCTACCATGGGAAGGGTTCCTACCATGGGTGGGtaggaaaaattgaaaattttcgaACATGCCAAGACTAGACTTGGATCCTCTATGGCGCAACAGGACATCTAGTGTACATCCAACGTGCCAAAATGCCTTGGGCTACGTGTGACTGCCTTGAGTTCTGTGCTTGAGCATTTCTAACTGTTGAATCATGTCAAACGCCCTATTGCACCACAGAGGAAGTCAGTCCGCCAAGACCCATTTTTCATATCAGCATGCTGTATTTTTGCATCGTAGAAGTCACTTAACAAATTTGATTATTGTATGTCTAGAGAATGATGTGGATTGCCCTCTCCTATATATTCTAGCATGCTTAGACCCATTAGAAATCCATTTTTCAAATTAGCATGCTCTCATATATGGGCATGCCTTCTCCTGTATAATCATGCACTGCACTGCAGTAGTCTTGTGCACACTTAGATCAGGTTGAAACACAATTGTCCATTTAATCAAAAGTACTTTATTTTCTAatagtattcttttttttttttaagattccaaatcaaacaaTCAATAGAGTTGGATCATGATCTAACTGTAAGATTCCCAATTAGGTGGggtagcatagtcaaagatttgtttctaaaatcggtttagtggtgttgactaaagatggagtaagcagaaagaatccaatattatttgGTAAGTGATGTCTATAGAGATATTGGATtatattagcacaccttaatagtatgaaatatttattactatgtgtggacctaaggtattatttCATTAAtagggaggaaaccctaattttattgcagggttggtccataccctcacccctatatatagttatcaatGACCCATTAAATGACgctaatgacctaaagcaaaagggaaagaaggtagaccagaccaacattgatcgtgttgtacgaggagcatacaagaagactttgaggagttcttattcttcagccatggattcaggtatgtcTAAAACGTGTTGTTTTTATAGTGTTGGCCcataccctcacccctatatatagttatcactgacccattaagtgacgCTAATGActtaaagcaaaaggaaaataagggagaccagaccaacattgatcgtgttgtacgaggagcatacaagaagactttgaggagttcttattcttcagccatggattcaggtatgtcTAAAACATGTTGTttttatagtgtttgtcgtgcatgcttatcgatcttcataaaccgttccgtatttattttctttcaatggtatcagagcctcgttcatAGAGATCGATAGGTTGTTAATTTTATTATGATCTTATACATGATTTACAATGGTGACTTTATGTCAATCATGTTTGTTGTTCTGTTTTTCAAATCTGTTTTAGGGTTCTATTGGAAAATCGTGACCacttaaattattaaaaaaaagaagaaaataaaagaaaataaaaaagaggtgagatgagatgagatgagacTGATGAAGGGAAAGGCTCATACaaagtttgttttgttttgatttattattattcattatatataatatattatattatag
Protein-coding regions in this window:
- the LOC122057145 gene encoding E3 ubiquitin-protein ligase RNF13-like; amino-acid sequence: MDVVSDFLSKLHTITFCLICIFIVEVSLFNQSLSHFTWRRFRRRATSAAASTTLLGLIDAQSPAIRYYDNGSGDELKECAVCLMKLEDGDEMRVLQCNHDFHKECLDQWLEKEQLTCPLCRRHVLPEKVVFEHKQLRSEVEFAREGAHLAYFMLYGIHGRALH